In Pseudomonas fluorescens, one genomic interval encodes:
- the gabD gene encoding NADP-dependent succinate-semialdehyde dehydrogenase translates to MQLKDTQLFRQQAFIDGAWVDADNGQTIKVNNPATGEILGTVPKMGAAETRRAIEAADKALPAWRALTAKERAGKLRRWFELMIENQDDLARLMTLEQGKPLAEAKGEIVYAASFIEWFAEEAKRIYGDVIPGHQPDKRLIVIKQPIGVTAAITPWNFPAAMITRKAGPALAAGCTMVLKPASQTPFSAFALAELAQRAGIPKGVFSVVSGSAGDIGSELTSNPIVRKLSFTGSTEIGRQLMSECAKDIKKVSLELGGNAPFIVFDDADLDKAVEGAIISKYRNNGQTCVCANRLYIQDSVYDAFAEKLKVAVAKLKIGNGLEEGTTTGPLIDEKAVAKVQEHIADAVAKGATVLAGGKPMEGNFFEPTILTNVPKDAAVAKEETFGPLAPLFRFKDEAEVIAMSNDTEFGLASYFYARDLGRVFRVAEALEYGMVGVNTGLISNEVAPFGGIKASGLGREGSKYGIEDYLEIKYLCLGI, encoded by the coding sequence ATGCAGCTTAAAGACACCCAGTTGTTCCGCCAGCAAGCCTTCATTGATGGCGCTTGGGTCGATGCGGACAACGGTCAGACGATCAAGGTCAACAACCCGGCCACCGGCGAAATCCTCGGCACCGTGCCGAAGATGGGCGCTGCCGAAACCCGCCGTGCCATCGAAGCCGCCGACAAGGCGCTGCCGGCCTGGCGTGCACTGACCGCCAAGGAGCGTGCAGGCAAGCTGCGTCGCTGGTTCGAACTGATGATCGAGAACCAGGACGACCTCGCGCGCCTGATGACCCTCGAGCAGGGCAAGCCGCTGGCCGAAGCCAAGGGCGAAATCGTTTACGCCGCTTCGTTCATCGAGTGGTTCGCCGAAGAAGCCAAGCGTATCTACGGTGACGTGATCCCGGGCCACCAGCCGGACAAGCGCCTGATCGTGATCAAGCAGCCGATCGGCGTAACCGCCGCGATCACCCCGTGGAACTTCCCGGCGGCGATGATCACCCGTAAAGCCGGCCCTGCGCTGGCCGCCGGTTGCACCATGGTGCTCAAGCCAGCGTCGCAAACCCCATTCTCCGCTTTCGCCCTGGCCGAACTGGCGCAGCGGGCCGGCATCCCTAAAGGTGTGTTCAGCGTGGTCTCCGGCAGCGCCGGCGACATCGGCAGCGAGCTGACCAGCAACCCGATCGTGCGCAAGCTGTCCTTCACCGGCTCGACCGAAATCGGCCGTCAGCTGATGTCGGAATGCGCCAAGGACATCAAGAAAGTCTCGCTGGAACTGGGCGGCAACGCGCCGTTCATCGTGTTCGACGACGCGGACCTGGATAAGGCCGTCGAAGGCGCGATCATTTCCAAATACCGCAACAACGGCCAGACCTGCGTCTGCGCCAACCGTCTGTACATTCAGGATTCGGTCTACGACGCGTTCGCCGAGAAGCTGAAAGTGGCCGTCGCCAAGCTGAAGATCGGCAACGGTCTGGAAGAAGGCACCACCACTGGCCCGCTGATCGACGAAAAAGCCGTGGCCAAGGTGCAAGAGCACATCGCTGACGCCGTGGCCAAAGGCGCCACCGTGCTGGCCGGTGGCAAGCCGATGGAAGGCAACTTCTTCGAGCCGACCATCCTGACCAACGTGCCGAAAGACGCGGCTGTCGCCAAGGAAGAAACCTTCGGCCCGCTGGCGCCGCTGTTCCGCTTCAAAGACGAAGCCGAAGTGATCGCGATGTCCAACGACACCGAGTTCGGTCTGGCCTCCTACTTCTACGCTCGTGACCTGGGCCGCGTGTTCCGTGTGGCGGAAGCCCTGGAATACGGCATGGTCGGCGTCAACACCGGGTTGATCTCCAACGAAGTCGCGCCGTTCGGCGGCATCAAGGCGTCGGGCCTGGGCCGTGAAGGCTCCAAGTACGGCATCGAGGATTACCTGGAAATCAAATACCTCTGCCTGGGCATCTAA
- the gabT gene encoding 4-aminobutyrate--2-oxoglutarate transaminase, with the protein MSKTNAELMARRTAAVPRGVGQIHPIFAESAKNATVTDVEGREFIDFAGGIAVLNTGHVHPKIIAAVTEQLNKLTHTCFQVLAYEPYVELCEKINAKVPGDFAKKTLLVTTGSEAVENAVKIARAATGRAGVIAFTGAYHGRTMMTLGLTGKVVPYSAGMGLMPGGIFRALYPNELHGVSIDDSIASIERIFKNDAEPKDIAAIIIEPVQGEGGFYVAPKEFMKRLRALCDQHGILLIADEVQTGAGRTGTFFAMEQMGVAADLTTFAKSIAGGFPLAGVCGKAEYMDAIAPGGLGGTYAGSPIACAAALAVMEVFEEEQLLDRCKAVGERLVTGLKAIQAKYPVIGEVRALGAMIAVELFENGDSHKPNPTAVAAVVAKARDKGLILLSCGTYGNVLRVLVPLTSPDEQLDKGLAIIEECFSEL; encoded by the coding sequence ATGAGCAAGACTAACGCTGAACTGATGGCCCGTCGTACCGCAGCTGTTCCACGTGGTGTTGGCCAGATTCACCCGATCTTCGCTGAGTCGGCGAAGAACGCTACTGTGACTGACGTTGAAGGTCGTGAATTCATCGACTTCGCCGGCGGTATCGCTGTGCTGAACACCGGCCACGTGCACCCGAAAATCATCGCCGCCGTGACCGAACAGCTGAACAAGCTGACCCACACCTGCTTCCAGGTACTGGCCTACGAGCCGTACGTTGAGCTGTGCGAAAAGATCAACGCCAAGGTGCCAGGTGATTTCGCCAAGAAAACCCTGCTGGTGACCACCGGTTCCGAAGCCGTGGAAAACGCCGTGAAAATCGCCCGTGCCGCCACTGGCCGTGCCGGTGTGATCGCCTTCACCGGCGCTTACCACGGTCGCACCATGATGACCCTGGGCCTGACCGGTAAAGTCGTGCCTTACTCGGCCGGCATGGGCTTGATGCCAGGCGGCATCTTCCGTGCGCTGTACCCGAACGAACTGCACGGTGTGAGCATCGACGATTCGATCGCGTCCATCGAACGCATCTTCAAGAACGACGCCGAGCCGAAAGACATCGCCGCGATCATCATCGAGCCTGTGCAGGGTGAAGGTGGTTTCTACGTCGCGCCGAAAGAATTCATGAAGCGTCTGCGTGCCCTGTGCGACCAGCACGGCATCCTGCTGATCGCTGACGAAGTGCAGACCGGTGCTGGCCGTACCGGGACCTTCTTCGCCATGGAACAGATGGGCGTTGCTGCCGACCTGACCACTTTCGCCAAATCCATCGCTGGCGGCTTCCCGCTGGCCGGTGTCTGCGGCAAGGCCGAATATATGGACGCCATCGCTCCAGGCGGCCTGGGCGGCACCTACGCCGGTAGCCCGATCGCTTGCGCTGCGGCGCTGGCCGTGATGGAAGTGTTCGAAGAAGAGCAGCTGCTGGACCGCTGCAAGGCTGTCGGCGAGCGTCTGGTAACCGGTCTGAAGGCCATCCAGGCCAAGTACCCGGTGATCGGCGAAGTGCGTGCGCTGGGCGCGATGATCGCGGTCGAGCTGTTCGAAAACGGCGACAGCCACAAGCCAAACCCGACCGCCGTTGCGGCTGTGGTGGCCAAGGCGCGCGACAAGGGCCTGATCCTGCTGTCCTGCGGCACCTACGGCAACGTGCTGCGCGTTCTCGTACCGCTGACCTCGCCGGACGAGCAACTGGACAAAGGCCTGGCGATCATCGAAGAGTGCTTCTCGGAGCTGTAA
- a CDS encoding vWA domain-containing protein: MSRSLPFLRPVAVGVLLTVAGCGVSSNPESAAVPAPAQPQASIQHEALIADGAMAKRSARPAPMASFAAMPAPESYSQGYRDEQREQYQALADNPIHSVDEAPVSTFSADVDTGAYANVRRLLNQGRLPPEGAVRLEELVNYFPYNYALPTDGSPFGVTTELAATPWNPHTRLLRIGIKASDRAVAELAPANLVFLVDVSGSMDRREGLPLVKSTLKLLVDQLREQDRVSLVVYAGESRVVLEPTSGHEKAKIRTAIEQLTASGSTAGASGIELAYQMAQQAFIPKGINRILLATDGDFNVGVSDFDSLKQMAVDKRKTGISLTTLGFGVDNYNEHLMEQLADAGDGNYAYIDNLREARKVLVDQLGSTLAVVAKNVKLQVEFNPAQVSEYRLLGYENRALKREDFSNDKVDAGEVGAGHTVTALYEIVPTGEKGWLEPLRYGKSEKVVAAKDGELAMLRVRYQQPEGGKSLLIERPIANQVAPASEDLRFAAAVAAFSQQLKDARYTGDFSLKDTETLARGARGDDRFGLRNEFVQLVELAQSLRASTASNAMPTERRIE; encoded by the coding sequence ATGTCCCGCTCCCTGCCTTTTCTGCGACCCGTTGCCGTCGGTGTGTTGTTGACCGTCGCCGGTTGCGGCGTGTCTTCCAATCCCGAATCGGCTGCCGTTCCGGCGCCGGCCCAGCCACAGGCGTCGATTCAGCATGAGGCGCTGATCGCCGATGGCGCCATGGCCAAGCGCAGTGCGCGACCGGCGCCGATGGCCAGTTTCGCGGCGATGCCGGCCCCGGAAAGTTATTCACAAGGCTATCGTGACGAACAGCGCGAGCAATATCAGGCGCTAGCCGACAACCCGATCCACAGCGTGGACGAGGCTCCGGTCTCGACCTTCAGCGCTGACGTCGATACCGGCGCCTACGCCAATGTCCGGCGTTTGCTCAATCAGGGACGCCTGCCGCCGGAAGGCGCGGTGCGGCTGGAAGAGTTGGTCAATTATTTTCCCTACAACTATGCGCTGCCGACCGATGGTTCGCCCTTCGGCGTAACCACCGAACTGGCCGCCACCCCGTGGAATCCGCACACCCGCCTGCTGCGCATCGGCATCAAGGCCTCTGACCGGGCTGTGGCGGAGCTGGCCCCGGCGAATCTGGTGTTTCTGGTGGATGTGTCCGGCTCGATGGATCGCCGCGAAGGGCTGCCACTGGTCAAAAGCACATTGAAACTGCTGGTCGATCAGTTGCGCGAACAGGATCGGGTGTCGCTGGTGGTGTATGCCGGCGAATCCCGTGTGGTGCTGGAGCCAACGTCCGGACACGAGAAAGCCAAAATTCGCACAGCCATCGAGCAATTGACCGCAAGCGGTTCAACCGCTGGCGCGTCGGGCATCGAACTGGCCTATCAAATGGCGCAGCAGGCGTTCATTCCCAAAGGCATCAACCGCATCCTGTTGGCCACCGACGGTGACTTCAACGTCGGCGTCAGCGACTTCGACAGCCTCAAACAAATGGCTGTGGATAAACGCAAAACCGGGATTTCCCTGACCACCCTGGGTTTCGGTGTGGATAACTACAATGAACACTTGATGGAGCAACTGGCTGACGCCGGCGACGGCAACTACGCCTACATCGACAACCTGCGCGAGGCACGCAAAGTGCTGGTGGATCAACTCGGTTCGACCCTGGCGGTGGTGGCAAAAAACGTCAAATTGCAGGTGGAATTCAACCCGGCGCAGGTCAGTGAATATCGCCTGCTTGGCTACGAAAACCGCGCCTTGAAGCGTGAGGATTTCAGCAATGACAAAGTCGATGCCGGTGAAGTCGGCGCAGGACACACGGTGACCGCGCTGTATGAAATTGTTCCGACAGGTGAGAAGGGCTGGCTGGAACCGCTGCGCTACGGTAAATCGGAGAAGGTGGTTGCTGCGAAGGATGGAGAATTGGCGATGCTGCGTGTGCGTTATCAGCAGCCTGAAGGTGGGAAAAGTCTGCTGATCGAGCGGCCGATTGCCAATCAGGTCGCACCGGCCAGTGAGGACCTGCGTTTCGCGGCGGCGGTGGCGGCGTTTTCCCAGCAGCTCAAGGACGCTCGCTACACCGGCGACTTCAGCCTCAAGGACACCGAAACCCTGGCCCGTGGCGCTCGGGGCGACGACCGCTTCGGCTTGCGCAACGAGTTCGTGCAACTGGTGGAACTGGCGCAAAGCCTGCGCGCCTCAACCGCATCGAATGCGATGCCCACTGAGCGACGGATTGAATAG
- a CDS encoding RNA polymerase sigma factor has translation MFATPDSAAASSDETLLARYREGDGAAFEILYARHRQGLYRFLLGLSGKPELADEVFQDTWLSLIRSTSQPQGRATFRTWLFQIARNRLIDHWRKHGAHQSLHDSYDEQLHEIGDETHDPEQLLNLSRDSQRLESALQTLPADQREVFLLRAHGDLDLAQIASLTETPLETVKSRLRYAQHKLRRLLAEEVLT, from the coding sequence CTGTTTGCTACGCCAGACAGCGCGGCCGCCAGCAGCGATGAAACGCTGCTGGCGCGTTATCGCGAGGGCGACGGCGCGGCGTTCGAGATTCTGTACGCGCGCCATCGTCAGGGTTTGTATCGGTTTCTGCTTGGATTGAGCGGCAAACCGGAACTGGCTGACGAAGTCTTTCAGGACACCTGGCTGAGCCTGATCCGCAGCACCAGTCAGCCACAGGGCCGGGCGACGTTTCGTACATGGCTGTTCCAGATTGCGCGCAATCGGCTGATCGATCACTGGCGCAAACACGGCGCACATCAGTCGCTGCACGACAGCTACGACGAACAGCTGCATGAGATTGGCGACGAGACCCACGATCCCGAACAATTGCTGAACCTCAGCCGCGACAGCCAGCGCCTGGAAAGCGCTCTGCAAACCTTGCCTGCCGATCAGCGCGAAGTGTTCCTGCTGCGTGCCCACGGCGACCTCGACCTGGCACAAATCGCCAGCCTCACCGAAACACCGCTGGAAACCGTCAAGAGCCGCTTGCGCTACGCCCAGCATAAACTGCGTCGGCTGCTGGCCGAGGAGGTACTGACATGA
- a CDS encoding response regulator yields MTAVDLPAVPRVLIAEADPWSRDLLKQVLLNVRCDARLDLCADGQQAMSLLSEVPYDLAIVDWELPGIDGLSVLRSVRQRKRNPPLPFILMSSRNDSASVREAIPLAPTAYLTKPLNMESLTERLQGLLLNAGEEVFCEVPTLAPGMTLSVFLERRREQADGAPLMTDVQVAVKRSLNPNGLDLKLLEEEIRTDPQITAVLIAAANSAAQHHGVAVQTLGQALHRLGTGQSMNLILGLALKRSARLSDPCLADYAERYWGLSLHTAEYARTLARLLDLDQERCYCAGMLHRLGDLALLRCLQEWKQAGGELDEWEEVGDALAEFSAAYGSALRTRWRLPLELRELIASVYQLGGGVYSREALVMNMAAQMARLTEHEGVEELARSRTARLLKIGLPELMRMRK; encoded by the coding sequence ATGACCGCCGTTGATTTACCCGCTGTACCCCGAGTGCTGATTGCCGAGGCCGATCCATGGTCTCGTGACCTGCTTAAACAAGTGTTGCTCAACGTGCGCTGTGATGCGCGGCTGGACTTGTGTGCCGATGGCCAGCAAGCCATGTCGTTACTCAGCGAAGTGCCTTATGACCTGGCCATTGTCGATTGGGAGTTGCCGGGCATTGATGGTTTGAGCGTGCTGCGCAGCGTGCGCCAGCGCAAACGCAATCCGCCGCTGCCGTTCATTCTGATGAGCAGTCGCAACGACAGCGCCAGCGTGCGCGAAGCCATCCCGTTGGCCCCGACGGCCTATCTGACCAAACCGCTGAACATGGAAAGTCTGACCGAGCGGCTGCAGGGTTTGCTGCTGAATGCGGGTGAAGAGGTGTTCTGCGAAGTGCCGACGCTGGCGCCGGGCATGACCTTGTCGGTGTTCCTTGAGCGGCGTCGTGAGCAGGCCGATGGCGCGCCGTTGATGACCGATGTGCAAGTGGCGGTCAAACGCAGCCTCAACCCCAATGGCCTCGATCTGAAGCTGCTGGAAGAAGAGATCCGCACCGATCCGCAGATCACCGCCGTGCTGATCGCCGCCGCCAACAGTGCGGCGCAGCATCATGGTGTGGCGGTGCAGACCCTGGGGCAGGCGCTGCACCGCCTCGGCACCGGGCAGAGCATGAACCTGATCCTCGGCCTGGCGCTCAAACGCAGCGCCAGACTCAGTGACCCGTGCCTGGCGGATTACGCCGAGCGCTATTGGGGGCTGTCGCTGCACACGGCGGAATACGCCCGCACCCTGGCGCGCCTGCTCGATCTGGATCAGGAGCGCTGCTACTGCGCGGGCATGCTGCATCGTCTCGGTGACCTGGCGTTGCTGCGTTGTTTGCAGGAGTGGAAGCAGGCTGGCGGCGAGCTGGATGAGTGGGAAGAGGTCGGTGACGCGCTGGCGGAGTTTAGCGCGGCCTACGGTTCGGCGCTGCGTACACGCTGGCGCCTGCCGCTGGAGCTGCGTGAGTTGATTGCGTCGGTCTACCAGCTCGGTGGTGGGGTCTATTCCCGTGAGGCGCTGGTGATGAACATGGCGGCGCAGATGGCCCGTCTGACCGAGCATG
- a CDS encoding YbhB/YbcL family Raf kinase inhibitor-like protein — MTRLTSLNPWLAAVAVALCVQFPAQAAERFTLDIPGVSDNRLFTSAAASDAAGCGGKNQSPALAWNAGPAGTLSYAIVMHDPDGQKGAGVDHWIHYGIKATTRQIPAGVGAKSNLEGMGGTNTKGTTHYIGPCPPVGDSAHHYIIQIYALDLAPDALPAGLTRAELMDKIKGHVLRNSSVVRRYHR; from the coding sequence ATGACCCGATTGACCTCTCTCAACCCTTGGCTGGCGGCCGTCGCCGTCGCCCTTTGCGTGCAGTTTCCGGCGCAGGCGGCCGAGCGCTTTACCCTCGACATCCCCGGTGTCTCGGACAACCGCCTGTTCACCTCGGCCGCCGCGAGTGATGCGGCCGGTTGCGGTGGCAAGAACCAGTCGCCGGCGCTGGCCTGGAATGCGGGCCCTGCCGGCACCCTGAGCTACGCGATCGTCATGCACGACCCGGACGGTCAGAAAGGTGCTGGCGTCGATCACTGGATTCACTACGGCATCAAGGCCACCACCCGGCAGATCCCTGCTGGCGTCGGCGCCAAATCCAATCTCGAAGGCATGGGCGGTACCAACACCAAAGGCACCACCCATTACATCGGGCCGTGCCCACCGGTTGGCGACAGCGCCCACCACTACATCATTCAGATTTACGCCCTGGATCTGGCCCCGGACGCCTTGCCAGCCGGCCTGACCCGCGCCGAACTGATGGACAAAATCAAAGGCCACGTATTGCGTAACAGCAGCGTGGTACGGCGTTATCACCGCTGA